A portion of the Natronococcus sp. AD-5 genome contains these proteins:
- a CDS encoding homoserine kinase, giving the protein MLTVRAPATSANLGSGFDVFGVALGAPADVVRVERAPETTISITGAGSQYIPEDPAQNTVGAVAEALDAPARIRIDKGVRPSSGLGSSAASAAAAAVALNALYDRGLSRNELVPIAAEGEALVSGEAHADNVAPSLLGGFTIATGDGVTQVDAAIPVVACLPETSVSTRDARDVVPKTAALEDVVDTVGHAATLTVGMTRDDPDLVGKGMDDEIVTPERTALIDGYEAVREAALEAGATGVTVSGAGPGILAVCHELDQRAVAGAMIDAFDAAGVESRAYQTTVGEGARLYRDGS; this is encoded by the coding sequence ATGCTCACCGTGCGGGCTCCGGCGACCAGTGCGAATCTCGGGAGCGGTTTCGACGTCTTCGGCGTCGCTCTCGGGGCGCCCGCCGACGTGGTCCGAGTCGAGCGAGCCCCGGAAACGACGATCTCGATCACCGGGGCCGGGAGCCAGTACATTCCCGAAGATCCGGCGCAGAACACCGTCGGGGCCGTCGCGGAAGCGCTCGACGCCCCGGCGCGGATTCGGATCGACAAGGGCGTTCGCCCTTCCTCGGGACTCGGCTCCTCGGCAGCCAGCGCGGCGGCGGCGGCCGTCGCCCTCAACGCGCTGTACGACCGGGGACTCTCCCGGAACGAACTCGTCCCGATCGCCGCCGAAGGCGAGGCGCTGGTGTCCGGCGAGGCTCACGCGGACAACGTCGCCCCCTCCCTGCTCGGCGGTTTCACGATCGCCACCGGCGACGGCGTGACGCAGGTCGACGCCGCGATTCCGGTCGTCGCGTGTCTCCCCGAGACGAGCGTCTCGACGCGGGACGCACGCGACGTCGTTCCGAAGACGGCCGCGCTCGAGGACGTCGTCGACACCGTCGGTCACGCCGCCACGCTCACCGTGGGGATGACCCGCGACGATCCCGATCTCGTGGGGAAGGGCATGGACGACGAGATCGTCACGCCCGAGCGAACCGCGCTCATCGACGGCTACGAGGCGGTCCGGGAGGCCGCGCTCGAGGCGGGTGCGACCGGCGTCACCGTCAGCGGCGCCGGTCCGGGTATCCTCGCGGTCTGTCACGAACTCGACCAGCGGGCCGTCGCCGGGGCGATGATCGACGCCTTCGACGCCGCCGGCGTCGAGAGTCGCGCCTACCAGACGACCGTCGGCGAGGGGGCGCGGCTCTACCGCGACGGCTCGTAA
- a CDS encoding valine--tRNA ligase, with protein sequence MSADADARERERDEASLEGGYDPEAVESRWQDRWVDEGVYAYDGDPERDPNTVYAIDTPPPTVSGSLHMGHLYGSTLQDFAARFQRMHDGEVLFPFGYDDNGIASERLTEEELDIRHQDYERREFQELCREVCQEYEAEFTDKMQGLGCSIDWDNTYKTIEPRVQRISQLSFLDLYEKGREYRKKAPAIWCPECETAISQVEMEDDERGSHFNDIAFEVVGDGADREEFVISTTRPELLPACVSVFVHPDDEENQDLVGETARVPIFGQEVPIIEDERVDTEKGSGIVMCCTFGDQKDIEWYQAHDLPLRVAIDESATMTDLADEYEGLTTEQAREAIVEDLDDEGYLRDRWEISHAVQVHERCETPVEFRVSKQWYVEILDHKEEYLEAGREMDWYPEKMFTRYRHWIEGLEWDWLISRQRDSGIPFPVWYCTECDHEVMARREDLPVDPLSDEPPIDTCPECGNDAFDPEEDVFDTWATSSLTPLINAGWDWDKEAHEFAMENPELYPFDLRPQGHDIISFWLFHTIVKCYEHTGEVPFDATMINGHVLDENREKMSKSKGNVVEPDEVLAEYPVDAVRFWAASAAVGDDFPYQEKDLTAGEKLLRKLWNASKLVDTLAPADPDEPAELEAIDRWLLAELDDAIDELTAQLEAYEFAKARDRLRTFFWNTFCDDYLEIAKEREDNPSTQYALRTAHRTFLELWAPFLPHVTEEIWQALYANENDGLDETSLHTREWPAPQGYEADLEAGETAMEVISALRRYKSENQLPLNADLEAVSVYGPVEGFEDAIRNVMHVQDLDVLEEPPEITTEVAAIDLDYSTLGPRYGSKVGDIDAGIESGEYEIVEDSAEPRSADDSSSAERRSADSRAAQPRDDGDEPREGGVLRVAGEELEDDLFEVELERTYSGEGEMLETDSAVVILE encoded by the coding sequence ATGAGCGCGGACGCCGACGCTCGCGAACGCGAGCGCGACGAGGCGAGCCTCGAGGGCGGCTACGACCCTGAAGCGGTCGAATCCCGATGGCAGGACCGCTGGGTCGACGAGGGAGTCTACGCCTACGACGGCGACCCCGAGCGAGATCCGAACACCGTCTACGCGATCGACACGCCGCCGCCGACGGTCTCGGGTAGCCTACACATGGGCCACCTCTACGGCTCCACGCTACAGGACTTCGCGGCGCGGTTCCAGCGGATGCACGACGGCGAGGTGCTGTTCCCCTTCGGCTACGACGATAACGGAATCGCGAGCGAACGCCTGACCGAAGAGGAACTCGACATCCGCCACCAGGATTACGAGCGCCGCGAGTTCCAGGAACTCTGTCGCGAGGTCTGCCAGGAGTACGAGGCCGAGTTCACCGACAAGATGCAGGGGCTCGGCTGCTCGATCGACTGGGACAACACCTACAAGACGATCGAACCCCGCGTCCAGCGCATCTCGCAGCTCTCGTTTCTCGATCTCTACGAGAAGGGCCGCGAGTACCGCAAGAAGGCGCCCGCGATCTGGTGTCCCGAGTGCGAGACGGCGATCTCGCAGGTCGAGATGGAAGACGACGAGCGAGGCTCGCACTTCAACGACATCGCCTTCGAAGTCGTTGGAGACGGTGCGGACCGCGAGGAGTTCGTCATCTCCACGACGCGACCCGAACTGCTGCCCGCCTGCGTCTCCGTCTTCGTCCACCCCGACGACGAGGAGAACCAGGATCTCGTCGGCGAGACCGCTCGCGTCCCCATCTTCGGTCAGGAGGTCCCGATCATCGAAGACGAGCGCGTGGACACGGAGAAGGGCAGCGGGATCGTCATGTGCTGTACCTTCGGCGACCAGAAGGACATCGAGTGGTACCAGGCCCACGACCTCCCGCTTCGCGTGGCGATCGACGAATCCGCGACGATGACCGACCTCGCCGACGAGTACGAGGGGCTCACGACCGAACAAGCCCGCGAGGCCATCGTCGAGGATCTCGACGACGAGGGCTACCTCCGCGACCGCTGGGAGATCTCCCACGCCGTTCAGGTCCACGAGCGCTGCGAGACGCCGGTCGAGTTCCGCGTCTCGAAGCAGTGGTACGTCGAGATCTTAGATCATAAGGAGGAGTACCTCGAGGCCGGCCGGGAGATGGACTGGTACCCCGAGAAGATGTTTACCAGATACCGCCACTGGATCGAGGGCCTCGAGTGGGACTGGCTGATCTCCCGCCAGCGCGACTCGGGGATTCCGTTTCCCGTCTGGTACTGTACCGAGTGCGATCACGAGGTCATGGCCAGGCGCGAGGATCTGCCCGTCGACCCACTGAGCGACGAGCCGCCGATCGACACCTGTCCCGAGTGCGGGAACGACGCGTTCGATCCGGAGGAGGACGTCTTCGACACCTGGGCGACTTCCTCGCTGACTCCCCTCATCAACGCCGGCTGGGACTGGGACAAGGAGGCCCACGAGTTCGCGATGGAGAACCCCGAACTCTACCCGTTCGACCTCCGACCCCAGGGCCACGATATCATCTCGTTCTGGCTGTTCCACACCATCGTCAAGTGCTACGAGCACACCGGCGAGGTGCCGTTCGACGCGACGATGATCAACGGCCACGTCCTGGACGAGAACCGCGAGAAGATGTCCAAGTCGAAGGGCAACGTCGTCGAGCCCGACGAGGTGCTCGCCGAGTATCCGGTCGACGCGGTTCGCTTCTGGGCCGCCAGCGCGGCGGTCGGGGACGACTTCCCGTACCAGGAGAAGGACCTCACGGCGGGCGAGAAGCTCCTGCGGAAGCTCTGGAACGCCTCGAAGCTCGTCGATACCCTCGCGCCCGCCGATCCCGACGAGCCCGCCGAACTCGAGGCGATCGATCGCTGGCTCCTCGCGGAGCTCGACGACGCGATCGACGAGCTGACCGCCCAACTCGAGGCCTACGAGTTCGCGAAGGCCCGCGACCGCCTGCGGACGTTCTTCTGGAACACCTTCTGCGACGACTACCTCGAGATCGCCAAGGAGCGCGAGGATAACCCCTCGACGCAGTACGCGCTGCGGACCGCCCACCGCACGTTCCTCGAGCTGTGGGCGCCGTTCCTGCCGCACGTCACCGAGGAGATCTGGCAGGCGTTGTACGCGAACGAAAACGACGGCCTCGACGAGACCAGTCTCCACACCCGCGAGTGGCCCGCCCCGCAGGGGTACGAGGCCGACCTCGAGGCCGGCGAGACCGCGATGGAGGTCATCTCGGCGCTGCGACGCTACAAGAGCGAGAATCAGCTGCCGCTGAACGCCGACCTCGAGGCCGTCTCGGTCTACGGCCCAGTCGAAGGCTTCGAGGACGCGATCCGGAACGTGATGCACGTTCAGGACCTCGACGTGCTCGAGGAGCCCCCGGAGATCACGACCGAGGTCGCCGCGATCGACCTCGACTACTCGACGCTCGGTCCCCGGTACGGCTCGAAGGTCGGCGACATCGACGCCGGCATCGAGAGCGGCGAGTACGAGATCGTCGAGGACAGCGCGGAGCCACGCTCCGCGGACGATTCGAGTAGCGCGGAACGAAGGTCCGCGGACAGTCGAGCGGCGCAGCCGCGAGACGACGGCGACGAGCCGCGAGAAGGAGGCGTGCTGCGGGTCGCCGGCGAGGAACTCGAGGACGACCTGTTCGAGGTCGAACTCGAGCGGACGTACTCGGGCGAGGGCGAGATGCTCGAGACCGACTCGGCCGTCGTCATCCTCGAGTAG
- a CDS encoding immunoglobulin-like domain-containing protein translates to MDHLSRRRLLGFGGASLGAVAGCLDETSGTGSENGSDDPAGDGNGADDSNSSLDGVDPPCPDYGDGVDRVVCYDGVDPDTEPTFLEPSERTVEEGSTIEFTLANGADERLATNFYNWRVDKYVDGEWHRIAPLGYNQPLMHLEPGEHHTWAVTPDNDGITDGERVASTGDTNEITLEGVGPGTYAFRARGWFEGARDEGILAFATTFELEAEELTLTPTDAIAETERERGDDGTETLVARSTRGDPDDEHRRPGAFELEVVDEPDWDGKPRRMITEQLLRFGQLWDAIALANERDASAVRIEERDGTRPIFGRDSDGLYEYRSRCYRVRTRELEE, encoded by the coding sequence ATGGATCACCTCAGTCGCCGTCGCCTGCTCGGATTCGGCGGAGCCAGTCTCGGGGCAGTGGCGGGTTGCCTGGACGAAACGTCCGGAACGGGGTCGGAAAACGGATCGGACGATCCGGCCGGGGACGGGAACGGAGCCGACGACTCGAACTCGTCCCTGGACGGGGTGGACCCGCCGTGTCCCGACTACGGCGACGGCGTCGACCGCGTCGTCTGCTACGACGGCGTCGATCCCGATACCGAACCGACGTTCCTCGAACCGTCGGAGCGGACCGTCGAGGAGGGCTCGACGATCGAGTTCACACTCGCGAACGGCGCGGACGAGCGGCTGGCGACGAACTTCTACAACTGGCGCGTCGACAAGTACGTCGACGGGGAGTGGCACCGGATCGCTCCGCTCGGCTACAACCAGCCGTTAATGCACCTCGAGCCGGGCGAACACCACACCTGGGCAGTTACGCCCGACAACGACGGGATTACGGACGGTGAACGCGTCGCCTCGACAGGCGACACGAACGAGATCACGCTCGAGGGTGTCGGTCCGGGAACGTACGCCTTCAGGGCCCGCGGCTGGTTCGAGGGCGCTCGCGACGAGGGCATACTGGCGTTCGCGACGACGTTCGAACTCGAGGCCGAGGAACTGACGCTGACGCCGACGGACGCGATCGCGGAAACCGAGAGAGAGCGCGGCGACGACGGCACCGAGACGCTCGTCGCCCGCTCGACTCGGGGGGATCCCGACGACGAACACCGGCGACCGGGCGCGTTCGAACTCGAGGTCGTCGACGAGCCGGATTGGGACGGGAAACCGCGGCGGATGATTACGGAGCAACTGCTTCGGTTCGGGCAACTCTGGGATGCGATCGCGCTCGCGAACGAGCGCGACGCGTCCGCCGTTCGCATCGAAGAGCGCGACGGAACGCGTCCGATATTCGGCCGCGACAGCGACGGACTCTACGAGTACCGTTCCCGGTGCTACCGTGTTCGGACGCGCGAACTCGAGGAGTGA
- the pdxS gene encoding pyridoxal 5'-phosphate synthase lyase subunit PdxS — translation MSETTDLEELRRGTDLVKRGFAQMQKGGVIMDVVDPEQARIAEDAGAVAVMALEAVPADIRKRGGVARMADPADVEEIVGEVSIPVMGKARIGHTKEAQILEAVGVDMIDESEVLTPADDAYHIDKRDFTAPFVCGARDLGEALRRISEGAAMIRTKGEAGTGDVNQAVHHQRTIKGAIRELEGMTHEEREAYAREIEAPAELVHETAEMGRLPVVNFAAGGIATPADAALMMHHECDGIFVGSGIFGAENPPEMAEAIVEATNNWDDPETLAEISKNLGKGMKGDANADLPEEEQLQGRGV, via the coding sequence ATGTCCGAAACCACCGATCTCGAGGAACTGCGACGCGGCACCGACCTCGTCAAGCGCGGCTTCGCCCAGATGCAGAAAGGCGGCGTCATCATGGACGTCGTCGACCCGGAGCAGGCCCGGATCGCCGAGGACGCCGGCGCGGTCGCCGTCATGGCGCTGGAAGCGGTGCCGGCGGACATCCGCAAGCGCGGCGGGGTCGCTCGGATGGCCGACCCCGCCGACGTCGAGGAGATCGTCGGCGAAGTGTCGATCCCGGTGATGGGGAAAGCGCGCATCGGCCACACGAAGGAAGCTCAGATCCTCGAGGCCGTCGGCGTCGACATGATCGACGAGAGCGAGGTGCTCACCCCCGCCGACGACGCCTACCACATCGACAAGCGCGACTTCACCGCACCCTTCGTCTGCGGCGCCCGCGACCTCGGCGAGGCGCTGCGCCGGATCAGCGAGGGCGCGGCGATGATCCGGACCAAGGGCGAAGCGGGAACGGGAGACGTCAACCAGGCCGTCCACCACCAGCGGACGATCAAGGGGGCGATCCGCGAACTGGAGGGGATGACCCACGAGGAGCGCGAGGCCTACGCCCGCGAGATCGAAGCGCCCGCGGAACTGGTCCACGAGACCGCCGAGATGGGCCGCCTTCCGGTCGTCAACTTCGCCGCCGGCGGTATCGCGACGCCGGCCGACGCCGCGCTCATGATGCACCACGAGTGCGACGGCATCTTCGTCGGCAGCGGCATCTTCGGCGCCGAGAATCCGCCCGAGATGGCCGAGGCGATCGTCGAGGCGACGAACAACTGGGACGACCCCGAAACCCTCGCCGAGATCTCGAAGAACCTCGGTAAAGGGATGAAAGGCGACGCGAACGCCGATCTCCCCGAGGAAGAGCAGCTCCAGGGCCGCGGCGTCTGA
- a CDS encoding DUF1405 domain-containing protein, translating to MTASTGLPDRDPLPSYLAPVPKAIEDLGLRFAWLIVAINLAGTTFGFWYYAGQFAATPTVMWPWVPDSPLATLFIALAIAAWKLGREQPWLTALAFFGNIVLGLWTPFTLLVFADAYSPLHPLMYQFLFWSHLAMVVQAYVLHRITDFPVRGVAVALLWYASNLIVDYHVPIVGEPHHTVIPVPRDEPMFLAGDALGVIAAGETTFVLLALFLALATRAEKCERELELARRRATEPESEAGTETSAESATQP from the coding sequence ATGACCGCGTCGACTGGGCTGCCCGACCGTGACCCGTTGCCGAGCTACCTCGCTCCCGTCCCGAAGGCGATCGAAGACCTCGGGTTGCGGTTCGCGTGGCTCATCGTGGCGATCAACCTCGCCGGGACGACCTTCGGCTTCTGGTACTACGCCGGGCAGTTCGCCGCGACGCCGACGGTGATGTGGCCGTGGGTGCCCGACAGCCCGCTGGCGACGCTGTTCATCGCGCTCGCGATCGCGGCGTGGAAACTCGGCCGCGAGCAGCCGTGGCTGACCGCGCTCGCCTTCTTCGGAAATATCGTTCTCGGCCTGTGGACGCCGTTTACGCTGCTCGTCTTCGCCGACGCCTACTCGCCGCTGCACCCGCTCATGTACCAGTTCCTCTTCTGGAGTCACCTCGCGATGGTCGTCCAGGCGTACGTCCTCCACCGGATCACCGACTTTCCCGTCCGGGGGGTCGCCGTCGCGCTCCTCTGGTACGCGAGCAACCTGATCGTCGACTACCACGTTCCGATCGTCGGCGAGCCCCACCACACCGTGATTCCCGTCCCGCGTGACGAGCCGATGTTCCTCGCGGGCGACGCGCTGGGCGTCATCGCCGCGGGCGAGACGACGTTCGTCCTGCTGGCGCTGTTTCTCGCCCTCGCGACGCGCGCCGAGAAGTGCGAACGCGAACTCGAACTCGCGCGACGCCGGGCGACGGAACCGGAGTCGGAAGCGGGGACGGAGACGAGCGCAGAGAGCGCGACGCAGCCGTAA
- a CDS encoding HFX_2341 family transcriptional regulator: MQTHIVPVGFDYDRLIAPLVRDQIDVDRVILLEGAVGSEANVEYSRHLSKKLETDFRNLLGAETDRFVLEDVYDYDDAFEQAYGLITAELDRGNDVWVNVAAMPRTVSFAFATAAHSLMVEREDDREAIHTYYTAPEKYLETELAEELREQIGLLEDLRARSGDEERIATRLESARSLLAEFDERGTTIGAKEIDGQHVVELPVASFSNVKPFEELILYKLGEDGEFDSVSELAESLARELNEEYTDSFRSKVIYNVDRLGPGGKGYIEREEHGKSYRTRLSRIGELWVRAHSDTTPAPEDR; this comes from the coding sequence ATGCAAACCCACATCGTCCCGGTCGGCTTCGACTACGACCGGCTGATCGCGCCGCTGGTGCGCGATCAGATCGACGTCGACCGCGTCATCCTGCTCGAGGGGGCCGTCGGCAGCGAGGCCAACGTCGAGTACTCGCGGCACCTCTCGAAGAAGCTCGAGACGGACTTCCGGAACCTGCTCGGGGCCGAGACCGACCGGTTCGTCCTCGAGGACGTCTACGACTACGACGACGCGTTCGAGCAGGCGTACGGCCTCATCACCGCCGAACTCGACCGCGGAAACGACGTCTGGGTCAACGTCGCCGCGATGCCCCGGACCGTCAGTTTCGCGTTCGCGACGGCGGCCCACTCCCTGATGGTCGAGCGCGAGGACGACCGCGAGGCGATCCACACCTACTACACCGCCCCGGAGAAGTACCTCGAGACCGAACTCGCCGAAGAGCTTCGCGAGCAGATCGGCCTGCTCGAGGATCTCCGAGCGCGATCTGGCGACGAGGAGCGGATCGCGACGCGACTCGAGAGCGCTCGCTCCCTGCTCGCGGAGTTCGACGAACGCGGCACGACGATCGGCGCGAAGGAGATCGACGGCCAGCACGTCGTCGAACTCCCCGTCGCGTCGTTCTCGAACGTCAAACCGTTCGAGGAGCTCATCCTCTACAAGCTCGGCGAGGACGGCGAGTTCGACTCCGTCTCCGAACTCGCCGAGTCGCTGGCCCGCGAGCTGAACGAGGAGTACACCGACAGCTTCCGCTCGAAGGTCATCTACAACGTCGACCGGCTCGGCCCCGGCGGGAAGGGCTACATCGAGCGCGAGGAACACGGGAAGTCCTACCGGACGCGTCTCTCGAGGATCGGGGAGCTGTGGGTGCGAGCGCACTCGGATACGACGCCCGCACCGGAGGACCGGTGA
- a CDS encoding acetoacetate decarboxylase family protein encodes MTPASGRSSTNDGRNRRRLSTGHEIALPLELAFAMGGVVVPARRGRLESLLPDPLSSLAIAPGVGCVALVAIQYHRVGGTESSLEPYDEFAVIVPAVRGGRTSRPFAQLIDGEAGGYVHRLPVTTNASVALGREIWGYPKERAEITVTDGPRGVRAVVGDRDSSEDAIRLEVSRPRTGAPLRGVTLSSFTTRDGELIRAPMRLGGEVSVGPPIGTRLEVAPDLASELGLWRRPLVRLTGSRVRARLFGGERVER; translated from the coding sequence GTGACACCCGCCAGCGGCCGCTCGTCGACGAACGACGGCCGGAACCGCCGACGGCTCTCGACCGGTCACGAGATCGCCCTTCCGCTCGAGCTCGCGTTCGCGATGGGCGGCGTGGTCGTCCCCGCCCGGCGCGGGCGCCTCGAGTCGCTTCTCCCGGACCCGCTCTCGTCGCTGGCGATCGCACCGGGCGTCGGCTGCGTCGCGCTGGTCGCGATTCAGTACCACCGGGTCGGCGGGACCGAATCTAGCCTCGAGCCCTACGACGAGTTCGCGGTCATCGTCCCCGCGGTTCGCGGGGGTCGAACGAGCCGCCCGTTCGCGCAGTTGATCGACGGCGAGGCGGGCGGCTACGTCCACCGGCTGCCCGTGACGACCAACGCCTCGGTCGCGCTCGGCCGCGAGATCTGGGGCTACCCGAAGGAACGCGCCGAGATCACCGTGACGGACGGGCCGCGCGGCGTTCGCGCCGTGGTCGGTGATCGCGATTCGAGCGAGGACGCGATCCGGCTCGAGGTCTCCCGTCCTCGAACTGGCGCGCCGCTTCGGGGAGTGACGCTCTCGAGTTTCACGACCCGCGACGGCGAACTGATTCGCGCACCGATGCGCCTCGGCGGCGAGGTTTCGGTCGGCCCGCCGATCGGAACGCGTCTCGAGGTCGCGCCGGACCTGGCGTCGGAACTCGGGCTGTGGCGGCGCCCGCTCGTTCGGCTGACCGGCTCGCGCGTTCGCGCACGACTGTTCGGCGGCGAGCGAGTAGAGCGTTGA